A window of Phenylobacterium sp. NIBR 498073 genomic DNA:
CATCGCCGTGACCGAAGGCTTCGGCGAAGCCCGCATCCCGCTGATCCAGGACATGGCCTGGGCCAAGGATGTCGTGCTCGACGTCGGCTACCGCTACTCGGACTACTCGACCGGCATCACCGCTGACACCTACAAGGTGGCTCTGCAGTGGGCGCCGACCGACGACGTCCGCTTCCGTGCGTCGTTCAACCAGGCGATCCGCGCTCCGAACCTGCTCGAGCTGTACACCCCGCAGTCGGTGACCAACACCAGCCAGGTGTCGGAAGACCCCTGCGCCCAGGGCGCCGCGCGTCCGGCCAGCCTGGCCGCCTGCCTGAACACCGGCATCACCGCGGCTCAATACGGCAACATCCCGCAGTGCCCGTCCGGCCAGTGCGCCGTGCTGCAGGGCGGTAACCCGGACCTGCAGTCGGAAGAAGCCAAGACCTACTCGGTCGGCTTCACCCTGACGCCGACGTTCCTGACCGGCCTGACCGCCAGCGTGGACTACTTCACGATCGACCTGGAAGGCACCATCGGGAACATCCCGCTCGGCGTCATCCTGCAGCGCTGCCTGGAGACCGGCGACCAAGCGTTCTGCTCGCAGATCGTGCGTAACCCGATCAACGGCGCTCTGTTCGGTGACGACGTCGCCGCCGGCGGCTACTTCAACGGCGCCAATGTCAACATCGGTTCGGGCACCACCTCGGGCGTCGACGTCCAGGTGAACTACAACCTGCCGATGGACATGGTCGGTCTGGAAGAGTACGGCCGCGTGTCGGTCGCCCTGAACGGCGCCTACCTGATCGAAGCGACCACGGTTCCGCTCCCGGGCGACCCGGAATACGACTGCGCCGGCCTCTACGGCCCGCAGTGCCAAACCGTGAACCCGAAGTGGCGTCACCAACTGCGCGTCAACTGGACCACGCCGTGGGACATGACGTTCTCGGCCGCCTGGCGCTATATCGGCGAAGTGAAGCTCGAGCGTGACACCAACGAGCCGACCATCGGTCAGAACGGCAACGACCCGTTCAACCACCTGCTGCCGGCTCGCAGCTACCTCGACCTGTCGGGCGTGTGGAACATCAACGACACCTTCACGGTGCGCGCTGGTATCAACAACATCCTCGACCAAGACCCGCCGCTGGTGAACTCGCGTATCGCCGGCACCGGTCTGCCGAACACCTACCCGACCTACGATCTGCTGGGTCGCAAGATGTTCATTGGCTTCACGGCCAACTTCTAAGACGCGTTCCCGCAAGGGGAGGGAAGGGCGGCGGAGCAATCCGCCGCCCTTTTTCTTTGCCTACGGGCCTGTCGCACCGCCTACGCGTTTGAGCGCAGCGGCCCTGGACAGGATCGCGGCCCGCCCACACCTTCTGTGCAGAGATCGATGTCCGGCGCTGGCGCCGGGCGCGTGGGAGGACCGAGGTGCAGGCTTACGACAGGCGGACGGTCGGGCTTGGCCTGCTGGCGCTGACCGGCTGCGCGGCGCCGGTGGGCCCGCCAGTGATGATCAACATGGCGGGCGCTGTCCCGCCGCCGCCGGCGCAGGCCGGAGACGACGGCGCGGCGCTGGAGACCGACGCCGACATGTCCGGCCGGGTGACCGCGCCGGTGCGGATCAACGGGCAGGGGCCCTTCGACTTCGTCGTCGACACCGGCGCAAACCGCACCGTCATCACCCAGGAGCTGGCGGCGAGACTGGGCTTGCCCGACGCCGGGCCGGCCGACGTGCATGGCGTCGCCGGCGTCGAGCCGTCGAACACCGTCACTATCGATGTGCTGGAAGTTGACGCCGTCGCCACCCGGGCCATTCGGGCGCCGACCCTCAGCCGCATGCGTCTCGGGGCGGACGGCCTCTTGGGGGTCGACGTGCTGCGCGGCCGGCGCGTGACCGTCGATTTCCTGAACAACGCATTCCGCATCACGCCGTCACGCGGCCCGGGCGCACCCGGGAGCACCATCGGCGTGAACGCGGCGGCTGCGAGCCGCCTGCCCAGCGGCGATGCGGTCTCGTCCCGTCAGGTCGTGGTGCCGGCCCGCTACCGGTTCGGTCAGTTGATCATCATCGGGGCCGACGTGGCCGGCCGCCCGGTGACCGCGTTCCTCGACTCTGGGTCGCAGAGCACGGTGGGCAACGAGGCGCTGCACAAGCTGGTCATCGGCACTGAGGAACTGCGTGCGCCGCGCTACGTGGT
This region includes:
- a CDS encoding aspartyl protease family protein, which encodes MQAYDRRTVGLGLLALTGCAAPVGPPVMINMAGAVPPPPAQAGDDGAALETDADMSGRVTAPVRINGQGPFDFVVDTGANRTVITQELAARLGLPDAGPADVHGVAGVEPSNTVTIDVLEVDAVATRAIRAPTLSRMRLGADGLLGVDVLRGRRVTVDFLNNAFRITPSRGPGAPGSTIGVNAAAASRLPSGDAVSSRQVVVPARYRFGQLIIIGADVAGRPVTAFLDSGSQSTVGNEALHKLVIGTEELRAPRYVVPVLSATGQTAQGELAVLPLLRIGGFDIMRLTTVFADLHVFDIWDLKAKPSLLIGVDAMRQFDAITLDYGRRQVIFTLPAGSPRRRRPTT